GCGAAAATTACTTTTGACGtttcgttaataaattaatttaaatattaataaaaatagaTTTTAagttaaattaaaaaccctttAAGCTTTATCTTTCTTCCTTTATAACGCTCCGGTACCGGGAACTTAAATATTACTTTCGATATAATcgatataataataatttatttttagGTTTATTAAGCCTCGTCTTTAAGTTCCTTAAGACGCTATATAACCTACTTTATAGTAAAtcgagtattaataataataaaaggtTCCTCGCTACTCGGGCTAGGCGGGATACCTCCTATTTAAACGTTCTTAAATccggctatagtaataaaaaaacgtttttaatttatttataattaacttaaagtaagtatataacgtataacgaatccctatccagaacctttAAAAGGGATATCAATTAAAGgttacttttaaataatcctagttcggtatagctaaataatatataataaaatattttaatataattataagatactataattataatttaaattatatattacggaactatttatttatattagttagttcctccgtatatataaaccttatgctaaactatatttacttcttaCTTAGTGCCTTTAGTACACtaatcagtcgtcccttactgtaATTGGTTcttctcgtacgttcttccgattagcccctattcccgtggccccacaacccgtcctgtaccagggttgtgacataTTATGGCTCAATTGTAAAGGAATAAAGTactattataattaattaatattataagaTACTCGAGGGTATTCGGTAATATAGTAAGCTGAGCACTCGGAAGAGTTTATTAATATACAATTATAATGTTAATATAATTCCATTTAAATAAGTATAGAAGCGGCGAGTCTAAAAGCGGAAAGTGCCAAAGCGGTAAATGTGAAAGCGGTAAGTGTAAAAGCGGTAAGTCTAAAAGCGGTAAGGCTAAAAGTAATAAGTTTAAAAGCAGTAAGTTTAAAAGCAGGAAGTTTAAAAGCAGTAAGTTTAAAAGCGGTAAATCTAAAAGCGGCGAGTCTAAACTACTTTTACTTCACTAgaaataatttaaaatagTAAAATCCTTATTTAATTCCTTaagtattttttttttaccttttaCGTAGAATTACTTATACTTAACTTCTTTATGAATAAACCATATACTAAAAggtatttttcttttaaatAAAGTACTAAGGCCTTCTATATTACTACTTACTATTTCTTAATCGATTCTTTTAGGtctttaaattattttttaaaccGTACTAAAAGCCTTACTCGATATTATTACGTTAGGCGGCTTCTTATTAAACtatttattacttttttaattacttattttaaaaagtaataatatatatttatttatttaatcGACCTATTCGGCTACTTAACTAGCTCGTTTAATAGAGTTAAGTTATTTAACGGTTAAGCGACTTTAGGGTTATCGAAATTCGGAAATTTCAGGGTAAATCGAGAAATATTAAGGTTATTATATTCCTTTGTTACTACCGTAAGTATTAAAAAAACGTTACGTAATTACCTTTCTAAAATTTCTAGACTTCATTCGTGCTTAATATACCATAGTTCCGAAAAACCGTATCTTTATAGAAATATATACCGATAGGTTAGTTAATTAAGCCTTTTTGGGTAGGCAAAAGTAGTTATTATAAAGATTTTAAGGTCCTTTAATTACGAAGTACGATATAAAGTAATACCGAAGGAAGGTAAGTATAAAAGGCTATACcctattaataaaattataaatactAAACTATAGGAATTcatatttaaaaaaaaaagtataataaactaatatattaaactCTAATTATTTAGTTTAAACCTAAATTTAAAGAAGAAGTAAAAAGTTAATTTTACATATACCGCGAGAGAAGCCTTTTATAAGTATTAAAGACTTTATTTCCTTCCTTATTACTTTATGTAATTTCTATCGGTTTAATGACTCATAGTAACTTATATAATTCCAATTAAAAAAAACGTTATAACTACCGTagttttaatttattaaaagttTTAATAGAGCTATAGCTTCCTATAGTAGTTATAGTAAAAAACTTTAGCTCGCTATAAAAGTTACGGTTTTCAATTGTAAATCCTATTAGTAGTATAAGTACTAAAAACTATATagaaaaatattataaaatttaaaaatatatattatatttcaTTAATGCCGGATTTTAGGATTTATATAACATATAAGTAAAGCGCCTAAAGCTCGAAAGCTTTAAAGCTTTACCGACGCTAGTATTTATAGTAAAGCTAAGTCTATAGTAATAAGCCTTTCTTTAAAGCCTAAATATCGAGAAAAATGAAATATATAAGGGTAATAACGACCCCCTTAGCGGATAGTAAcgtatataaaagttatttCCTTTACGTTTAACTTATAAAtagtttttatttaaaattacttttaagTAAAAACCGTTTAACGTTTATATTTCATAAACGCTAATTAGCGTTCTTTTAAATAAAAGTCTATATATTTTTACGTATTAgctaattattttatatctTAATTATACTTTTACGCTATTTACTATTGCTTTTCCTTTCCCCATTCAACTTACCCCCGACCGTTCCTAACTTCGCTACTCTCgcgtttattaatatttacTGTCTACtctatattaattaatatataaagttCGCGgcttttaaattaaaaaataattagtTTTTATATCGGTAAAAATTATACGAGTAAACCCCCGAtaactttaattttttataaagGATTTAAAGTTATAAGGTTATTAGTAATACCGAAAGGAATAGAATCTTTAGTAATATAAATCTAAGTATTACCTTTTAAGTAGATCTTTTAGcctttcctctttttttccttatttatatttttaatttaatatattcgTTAGCGGTCCTAAAGGAAGTAGGCCGAGGGTAATACGCCTTACCGTTACTCCgtttatataatattatagatctataattattaaagtttaacGCCCCTTATCCTTTAACGTTAATATATgcctattaaattaatttactaaGTACCCTTACTATTCCCTAGTATATAGGACGGTAAAATGGAAACTCGGGTAACGGATAGGTGGtttactatatatattcTCGCCGTCTATAACTACGTGATTCTTAAACTATAGTAATATAGTAAGTTATAAGTATTTTCTTTAAccttaaaaaaaaagttaacAGAATTATCTATATCTAAAGTTGcaattttaatataaatgGGGTTCTAGTTTGTTTAATAACGGGCTACTGATACGCGCAAGGAGAAAACGGAAGTGAAGTTATAATTAGTTTCGGTTGCGGCAATTATAGCCGAACGGTCCTTGGACCCACTTCAGCTCAGGGTGATGCTCACTCCGCTCACCCTTCGCTCACCTTGTGAGACCAATACGGACAGACCCAAAAAATTTGTCGGGTGTGACTATATAGGTAATCAGGCACGGTATGCCAGACATGCTTCTTAGTTACCCACCTACGAATGAACATGTCGTCTGGTTATTCTAGCCCACAAATCAGTCTGAAGAGACAAGGAATAATCGCGGGAGGTCAATGGCGTCAGCGGATTGACAAGTGCAAAGTCAAACCGCCTCAAAAGCTAGGGCAGGCATCTTTGAGTCAGCAAACACAACAAACTCTTTGGCGCCCTAGGGTCCGCTTACCTCGACAAACACCTTGTTAAGTTCGAGCATCGCGATCCCCTTCCCCAGGCATTCAAATCTGCCAGAAGTTCCAAAGACAAGGCCTTGCACAAACTCCATACTTTTCTTGTCCACATCTTCCATCTCCACTAACCACCTCTCTGGTCGAAACACGTCAGCGTCAGCCCCAAAAGTTTCCTGATTTcggaagatggagatggcatCCCAGCAGACATTTGTCCCAGGCGGGATCCTGACGCCACAGACAGTTTGCTCCGTGTCGCATATCCTCGGAAGAAGGCCCATCACCGGCGAAGACAGCCTCAGTCCCTCTTTCATCACAGCCTGCAAGTACGGCAGCCGCCgtgcctcttcctctgcaaTGGGActcgacaccctcccctcccgtaTCGCACCATCAATCTCGTCTTGCAGCCTCTTATAGCTCCCAGGTGAGCTCATCAGATGAAACATGGTCATCCTAATCGCCGTCGCCGTTGTGTCGCTCCCCGCCCCAATCTGCACAAACGTCTCCAGCCACGCGTTCGTATGGCCCAACCCATGCTTGACAAAACTCCCGAGCATATCCCGCCTCACGACTTTGTCCTCCCCAAACCGCTCCGCcgcctgcttcttggccagctcctgctgcctcaccaccccctccagcttctccttcgGCAGCAGCGCTCTAACAAGTGGGTTCTGCAACAGCCCGAGCGTCCAGGGTATGGTCGCCAGCGTTATCACCAATGGCAATGATCCCGTCACCCCGGTCATCTGCCCGTAGGTATCCCGGTCGTGGACCAAGCACTCGAAGCAGCGTCCTATCGCCAGCTCCGAGATCACATCTTGTGTCATGAAGGTGGCCTTTTCCGCCAGGTCCATTGGTCTGTACACCCCCCTTTCATCATCAGATAGGTATTTTCTCTCGATCAGCTGCACTAAATCTGCCACTCGGCGGTCGACGGCCCCGTGGAGGTTGTCCACGTCTTTGCCGCTGTAGCCTGGGAGGAGCTTTGCTTTTAGCGCGGCGTGCTTGTGGTTGTCTCGCTCTGAGAGGACGGTGCTGACGGGCTGGTCCATGCGGAACATGTCGTACCATTGTCCTCGGTACCACGGACCGCGGGCAGACCATAGTTGGCGGATGGCGGCGGGGTCGCTGGTGATGACCCAGTTGGGGGCGATGCGGTAGATGGGGCCGTAGcgtttggagagggaggagagatgCCGGGCGAGGGATCCGGTGCTTTGGTGGTAGGTGAGCCagagggtggtgattttggctgggagggggCCGGGGATGTGAGCGAGGCGGAGGTAGCGCGATGTGCGGGAGAGGATCCGGTAGGTGAAGAAAAGGGCAGCCAGAGTGACAATTAGCGGTAGGTATATCATGTCTACAAGCTCTCTATGATGGAGAGTAACAGAAAGGTTGAAGCGGGATTAGATGAGAAGATTAATGGAGCAGGTCGTACAGTTCTTCCCCTCACTCGTCAAAGCACAAAGCACCTGGGGTGCGAGGAGTGCGAGCAGAGAAATCCGATCACCGACATTTGTCAGCCGGCGAATATCCCGCTTCCAAACACAGTGTCACATTGAAGGCGATGTCTGTACCATGTCGGGTCCAATCACCGGGAACCAATGAGGGCGGTGGACAGGAAGACCGTTAGGACATAGAGACATGAAACTAGAGGCTGCGAAAATGATCCGAGGTCCTAAGGTATTGATACTCGAGAAAAGCCAGCCTTTTTGTGTTCTGAGGCCTCTTGACTTCCTTCAAAGGCCATATACTAGTCCTAAAAAACCTCTTGCATATGTCGAAAGGCATCTTGTCCATCTTGGAAAGCCCTTTATGTACTTTGAAGGCCTGTTAATGCATATTGAAGGCCTGCTAGGTATATTCAAGGGCGTATTGgctatctttgaaggcctcTTGATCATGTTCCAAGGCCTGTTGATAGATAGATAGGGTATTCACTATCTCCAAGGGCATATTGATTATATTTGGATGCCCTTATTAGGTCCAGCGACTTGTGCCACTAGAGACTGTCGATTAGCAGTGCATGCGGCATGGGCCAACCTGTTAAACCCCAAGCTGGTGACCGTCAGTCCAGATATCCATCGCACAATGCATTGCAACACCATCCACGAAGACTGGATGATCACCAAGACTTTGGCCACTCCCTCGGTAGGAACATTATCAAATGCTTCAGAACTCGTAATCAAGTCAACAAAATCGGTCCTTTGTTACAGGGGTTTCTTGTCCCATATCCGCGTTGATAGAAATCGTTTGTCATGATAATGCGATTCCTTGTGGCAGTGGAGGGCCGACTGATTTCCACCCAATCAAGCGCGTCTAGCTGGAGCAGGATCAGGTGACTAGACAAGAGAATGTTGACAGAAAAGAGAGCAGGCTACCTGCCTATGTAGGTGCTGCCCTTCCATCACAGGGACCGACATAAGCGGGGCTCTTGTCGGGTAAACGCAGAAATTTGCGACCACCACCTGCAGCGAAGATCAAAGTCTTGCCCGAAACAAACAAATCAAAGGCCAACCACTGATGCCAAGGTTTCGGCCAATAACGCGCAAGCACCATGCCAGCAACAAGCACGCCTGAccagctccaacccccaccccgaGACACGATTTTCCACCTCTCTCTCgatccccaacctcccagtCCAGCCGcaccaaccctcatccttctccatGGCCTCACATCCTCCCATCTCGAATGGTCCCTCGTCATCccacacctccaacctcactaccaccttctcctcgtcgaCCTCCCAGCCCactcccgctcctcctccctcccacccccatacaccatcccctccatgGCCGACCAAGTAGCATCAATCATCCAGTCCCACGCACGGAACAGCCAAGCCCACGTGGTTGGCATGTCCATGGGCGGCTTCGTCACCCTCAATCTCGCCCGCCGGcacccctccctctgtcTCTCGGCGTTTGTCTCTGGCGCCACACCTTTTGAGGGTATCATGAGGTGGTTGGCAAGGAACAATTGGGTATTATATTATGGGTTCCGGCTGTCAAACCTAATCATCACAGATGGGATGTATGACTGGATGTGCcgggtgatggagatgaaggagcaTCGTGAGCTGCGGCGGGAGACTGTGAGGAATGTCAAGTGGGAAGTGATCAGGGATGTGTATGGGAGCATTGTGGAGGAGTTCACCGTGGAGGGGATGGCAGAGGTTGGCCAGGTGAGGTGTTTGAGTGTTGCTGGGGGAAAGCAAGATCAGGTTgaggtgacgaggagggtTGGTCAGGTCTGGAAGGAAAGGGGTTTGACTAGGCGGCTGGGTAGCCGGGCATTTGTGGTCAGAGGGGCGGTGCATGCTTGGGATTTGCAGTTTCCTGACGTTTTTGCTGGTGGTATTAGGAGCTGGGTTGAGAGGGACGAGTTGCCGGTTCAGTTTGAAGTTTTGGAATGAGCAAGGTGTCGCGATTGTGTGAGTATTACCCATCTTTGTCCTTCTGTTGTGCTTAAATACACATCGTACCATGTCATCTGCTCTCTCATACTGGTCTACCTGGGCAGTCCCATCGCCCTTCTAAAGAAGTTATTTTCCACAACAGGGAATCCTCCTTCCAGCACCTGCCCCTCGTCACCTTTCAACGTCTTCAATCCCTCATTCCACTTGCCCATCGCAAGACCGGTGAGAAACCCACCCAGCGGCTCTGTTGGAGACCAGTTGCCTCTCATTCCAAACTTGAAGACAGGGTGCAGCGCATGCCCCAACCCCGTCCTCGCAAGCCCCAGAGGTGGCATGTACTTGGTAATGCTCTTGTCCTGGTCGAGCCAGTCGACAAACCCAGGACGGACGGTGCTTGCACGAAACAGCGGGTTTTTTTTCCTGACATCAGCCAATGCCAGTTCTGTCTCGCCTTTTGTTTTGCCGAAGATGGGGGTGAAGAGCCCCGGCTGGAAGGTTGCACCTTGGCCGGAGACGTAGACAAAATTGAATGGCTTGTTGGTCGCTTTCAAGGCCGGTTGGAAAGCCGACGCAAAGGCCAATGGGTaggttttggtgatggtgatgtaGTCCCTGTTTGATTCAGATTGGTCAGTCCAAAGCCAGCAGGGGTAATATAGGCTCGGGTGCGGGACATACTCTTTGTTCACTTGTGTTTGGCTAATACCAAGGGCCCAGACACAACCGTCCGCGTCTTGGAGTTGGCTGAGGACCTCGGGACTGTACGAGGAAAAGTCCTTGTGGATGATGACGTTGACCCGAGGGTCCTTGGCATCTTCAGCTAATTGCACTGGCCGGCGACTGAGGATGGAGATTTTGGAGATGTCGGTTGTCTTGAGCATTGCGTCGAGCACCGTGGTGCCGACCATGCCTGTGGCGCCTGTTAGGATGAGATGCATCCTGCTTGGATGATGTGGCTTTTGAAACAAAAGAATCTGAGGATGAACCGATGATACCGAGAGGAGACGAGAAAGCAGCACTTTTTGAAATACTTTATAGTACTCCCGAAGAGTCGGCAGAACATCACACTGCGGCCGTCTTGGCAGCCGGTCAGCCCGACACGGTGATATCGGTGTTAATAATCTCTGCGGATGCGGGTTGTTATGGCCGATGCGGATTGATTGGAATCCCGGCGCTGAGGGCGGAATGCGCAGGTCTTCGGATAGATTCTGACATCTGACCAACATGAACAAAGGTGCATGTGTTGCCATGGACCCTGAGCCTGAAAATCAGTAACGAAACACACCCAGTCATAATACCGACAAGACGACAGAGGAAGACGGCCAGCAATCTTCACTCGGATGTTAGGTACGCTGGTGAGCCTAACAAGCCTTGCCAGCACCATCTATCAGTAATAACCAGCCCATTGAGAGCCACAACAGGTATAGAAACTTAGGTTCAAGGGCTTTCGGTGATCGTAacgggaggaagaagaaaactttgcaataaaaaaaaagactgaATACAATACAGTATACCTGTGGGCAGACTGAGGGGCTTTGTATATCTATCTAAGCTTTAAATTAGTTTAAGATCAAATATGTCCGGGATCTAACCTCATCGTTCCGTGATTTTCCAGCAGCGACCTCTCAAGCCCTGCATAGGTAATGCCATGCTTGATCTATGAGGGGGGATGCTGCCGGTGCTGTCATGGTGGCTCAGGCTGACCTCCGGTTCGATGTGGAGAGAAGAAAGGACCCAAAAATGGGCTGCTCAAATGCAGGATATGTTGCAATGGAACCTCGGACTAGGCCTACCGAGTCCACCACAGACAAACTCAGATTTTTTCCAATTTGCTGCCATTTAtccagctgctgttggtgacGGAATGCCACCACGGCCTATCTGCTGCCAAGCTTTATTCCCGCCGAAGGCTTTGAACCACCCTGTAGACGACTCACCCACCTAAACCACATGGCGTATAAAGAATAGATCACACTCTCAGTGTCAAGATGGCCAAATGTTTTCCACCCTCTTTTCCGTCCACTAACAACTACCACCGCCGGTAAAAATGAAGCTAATCCCCCTTATTCTTCCCTCCTGCTTGGCCAGCGCTCAGGCTCTAGGCCAACGCCTGAATTTCACCGTCGACGCAACCGGCCGCGGCTGTCCACCAGGCTCTGTATCGGCTACCATTTCCCCCGACGCCCAGGTCATGACTTTTGGTTTCGACAAGCTCCAAGCTTACATCGGCCCAGGTTACGACCTTGCTGCAAGAACATCAAACTGTGGAGTCCATATCACGATCAGTCGTCCAAACAGCCACGTTCAGtatgctgttgttgagaacACCTATCACGGCTATGGGCATCTGGACAAAAGTATCACTCTCACGCTCCTGTCGACGTTGTACCGCTCGGACAACGCGGGGCAGGTGATGACTACATCGGCCGCTATTCCGGGTTCAGACGTGGGCCAGACATTCACCAGGACAGTGGCTGTTCCGGAGACCGAGTACCTGTGGTCAACATGTGGGAGCAATTCGACTCTGTGGATGTTGAGTGAAAGAATTTCATTGACGAGCAGGGAGAGAGGTGTCGAGGGAAAGTTTCCGGATGAGGACGGGGGTGTTGTACCGCTGACGAGGCAGCTGCGGCTTCTGTGAGTTTTCATTGTGGTGAGAGCTGAAGGCGGGATGGGAGCCATGCTAACTTGGGAGCAGATATCGCCAGTGCAACTGAGATGGCCGATGCTTGGAAATGTGTATTGCCTTTTGTTTAATCTTCATGCCGAAGGCCCTATGCTGAGGCTTAGCAATGGAAACAAAATTGCTGTagctctctctttcttcgtTCCAACGCTATCTAAGCAACTAATGTCTGATGATCATCTTCACAGACTGGACGTGCTCCAAAGTTCTTGACACTGAGGGCTAATTAATGCTCAGTCTGAGTCCTCGATTGGCTCGGGTGAAGATTCCTGTTCTTCGGCGTCATTCTCAGCCTCGGAATCATCCTGTTGTTCAGGATCGGAATGGATAAACTCTACTCCGGGATCATCTTTCTCTGTTTCGTAGGGCCTAGTGGGCGAGGAAACCTGACCCCATTCTGACCACCTGACCTTCTTCTCTATCTTCGTCTTTTCCTGCTGGGGCAGCAGTTGGGGTTGTCTCGACAGCGTTATCAGCctcctcgggctcgggcGAGCGCTTTCGTTTGAGAATGCTGgctcccttcttcttcctcttgagaATCTTGACGAACTCTAGCTCAAGCTCGGTGTCAGTATCCGAAGCATAGAAAACGCCGTATTTGGCGGGCGAGTCCTCCTGAGTTGGCAAGGGTTCATACCCAACACGGCCGCTTTTCTTTCCAGACCTCGATACGAGCCATGGTAATGGCCTGTTGTTGACGACACTTTTTGCGGAACTTCCTCAGTTTGGCGAGGGGATCTCCCGATCCTTGTGACAGTGGTAGTACCTCTTGACGGGGTCCTCCAGTGGGTCCTCAAAGAAACCATAGTTGTCAATGAATGGGTCGCTGGAGAGCTTGTGATCGTTGTAGCGGACCCGTGTGGTTTTAACAATCCTGGCATCCTCGTCAAAGCCCCCTTCGTCAGAGTCCTCTTGGTCGGAGTCTTCATGGAAAGATGAGCTGTCAGGGAGAGTTGGGAAGTCTTCCTCAGATATCTGTCCCTAAAGCCGGGAATGAAGCGGACATGTCAGAAAACATAGCTGGgccaagaaaagaaaaagagataTAGTTACGCGGTGGAGTCTTGGTCTCCTGGAGTCTTTACGATCTGGCCTTCAGCTGTGGAATCCATATATTCAGCGATTTCACAAAGAAGTTCTTTTGTCTATGTTGCGGGTGAAGGCACAAAAGCCAAACATGTGTGATGCTGCGAAAGAAAACCAAGCTCAGACCTGCTGCAACTGCTATAGAATTCGTAGGTGACACGTCGGCAAAGACACGACGGCAGGCAGTTTGGAGTGAATTCATCGAGAGCAAGATTGGATAAGGGATGGATTTCCATCATGTTTGTTATAGCATTCTGGAGCACCATTGCTCCTGTGCTGGCCATCCAAACCAATCAACATGTTCTCTGCCGTTTTGTCAGAGCAAATAGGTAAGAAAAAATCTACAAGTACCATACTGGGAGTGGAGTGAATGAGTTCTCTGATGGATGAATTTCTTTGAAATGGGGCTGTGTTATTCGCATTCTTCTTCAGAGTGCTGTCAATAACATAAAGCAGACAGTAACTCGCAGTGAGTGGTGCATGTAAAATGAAAGGAAAGAGGTACAGCACATGCTAAACAAATCCTTATACCATAAAACCTGATCCCAGGACCGTGAGTGGCTGATCATGTAGGGCCTCTTCAATGCTATTTTTTAGATACCTTGTAATAGGATTCATGCAAAGCCTTTGGTACCGACACGGGAAATATGCGACAATGGTTCTTTGTTTCGTCGATCGAGCCCAGCGGCGATGCCAGGTCCAAGTCCGGGTGCCTTGGGCTGCCGGTTTCTTTGTCTGCATCATAGGTAGTCAACACCCACAGGTTCCTAATCAACTCGGGCAGGTACAGCGTGCTTCTTGAAACTTTTGATTGAAAATCTTCAGTTAGCCATTACACACTGTCTTTACAATGCCGATCACTTTGCCACGAAGCCgcagggaggaggtgacTGTTCCGGCGATGGAAAGGCTGGCTCCTGTTCACTGTCCACTCCGTGCGGAGACTGACACCCCCGATATTCATGGGAATCGACGGCTCGCTCGGCATGGCCTTGGGGCGGCGAATCGATGGGGTATAACCCCCGACCAGCTAGTCAAAGCCGACTGGGGATGGAcgcgatggcgatggcttccTCATCCTGCCCCCGTGACACCCTATTCCGTTAGTCACCAGCTCCGAATCCTGAAGCCGCCCAAGGCAGGGATCAGCTCAAGTTTCCGCACCTGGAGGAGATCTACCAA
The window above is part of the Podospora bellae-mahoneyi strain CBS 112042 chromosome 3, whole genome shotgun sequence genome. Proteins encoded here:
- a CDS encoding hypothetical protein (EggNog:ENOG503NYG9; COG:S), yielding MKLIPLILPSCLASAQALGQRLNFTVDATGRGCPPGSVSATISPDAQVMTFGFDKLQAYIGPGYDLAARTSNCGVHITISRPNSHVQYAVVENTYHGYGHLDKSITLTLLSTLYRSDNAGQVMTTSAAIPGSDVGQTFTRTVAVPETEYLWSTCGSNSTLWMLSERISLTSRERGVEGKFPDEDGGVVPLTRQLRLLISPVQLRWPMLGNVYCLLFNLHAEGPMLRLSNGNKIAVALSFFVPTLSKQLMSDDHLHRLDVLQSS
- a CDS encoding hypothetical protein (EggNog:ENOG50KOG0156; COG:Q), producing the protein MIYLPLIVTLAALFFTYRILSRTSRYLRLAHIPGPLPAKITTLWLTYHQSTGSLARHLSSLSKRYGPIYRIAPNWVITSDPAAIRQLWSARGPWYRGQWYDMFRMDQPVSTVLSERDNHKHAALKAKLLPGYSGKDVDNLHGAVDRRVADLVQLIERKYLSDDERGVYRPMDLAEKATFMTQDVISELAIGRCFECLVHDRDTYGQMTGVTGSLPLVITLATIPWTLGLLQNPLVRALLPKEKLEGVVRQQELAKKQAAERFGEDKVVRRDMLGSFVKHGLGHTNAWLETFVQIGAGSDTTATAIRMTMFHLMSSPGSYKRLQDEIDGAIREGRVSSPIAEEEARRLPYLQAVMKEGLRLSSPVMGLLPRICDTEQTVCGVRIPPGTNVCWDAISIFRNQETFGADADVFRPERWLVEMEDVDKKSMEFVQGLVFGTSGRFECLGKGIAMLELNKVFVEVLLRRFDFALVNPLTPLTSRDYSLSLQTDLWARITRRHVHS
- a CDS encoding hypothetical protein (EggNog:ENOG503P7T4; COG:S), yielding MPATSTPDQLQPPPRDTIFHLSLDPQPPSPAAPTLILLHGLTSSHLEWSLVIPHLQPHYHLLLVDLPAHSRSSSLPPPYTIPSMADQVASIIQSHARNSQAHVVGMSMGGFVTLNLARRHPSLCLSAFVSGATPFEGIMRWLARNNWVLYYGFRLSNLIITDGMYDWMCRVMEMKEHRELRRETVRNVKWEVIRDVYGSIVEEFTVEGMAEVGQVRCLSVAGGKQDQVEVTRRVGQVWKERGLTRRLGSRAFVVRGAVHAWDLQFPDVFAGGIRSWVERDELPVQFEVLE
- a CDS encoding hypothetical protein (EggNog:ENOG503P3DQ; COG:S), giving the protein MHLILTGATGMVGTTVLDAMLKTTDISKISILSRRPVQLAEDAKDPRVNVIIHKDFSSYSPEVLSQLQDADGCVWALGISQTQVNKEDYITITKTYPLAFASAFQPALKATNKPFNFVYVSGQGATFQPGLFTPIFGKTKGETELALADVRKKNPLFRASTVRPGFVDWLDQDKSITKYMPPLGLARTGLGHALHPVFKFGMRGNWSPTEPLGGFLTGLAMGKWNEGLKTLKGDEGQVLEGGFPVVENNFFRRAMGLPR